From the genome of Aspergillus fumigatus Af293 chromosome 1, whole genome shotgun sequence, one region includes:
- a CDS encoding ankyrin repeat protein: MSRSRSSIASDSHDRLEPRLLRAVEHDDLERLQQIVDLARENGQFNENFLRVGLMRSCERGSIAATQYLLSLGAKTEVPSNRVAPLLRAVEHNHVRIVQLLLDYGASTETADKKGRTSLMTAAWRNHWHVLQVLISRGADVNAKDLRKRNVLHNLAADKQCDWGEDVIELLLGTGCALDGADGRDELGRTPLHWACATGKLRVAELLLTRRRGPIADVNAVELRNKTSLHIAAAHGREDIVQLLLKHGADIEARSDGGWTPLHNACDKGAVEIVRLLLQAGAKINAQLLNGVTPLHLAAQAGHREVVECLLERPDLKRRVRDNFGSTPFLRAAQFKRKDIVLLLAPFNNIDALSADARGACEAFDATVVDFGNFHNENRVQKTSVFNLLYGRDPENPRKQAFRTIPADSKATDFRWIHLPANNMAWVEALLTKSFIEEGAHDVESFKGLERSFNYQHRGQRTHSHFMRPLCQSTPRARPFREDERIKESGETELPTIVVNGNDDPSKAKKSKVQGMKLERADTCSLDDGFSSSQGKKGKGTPKRAKSGPSPNKSDTKGSKQSSAQDDKRRAPLSLCKDHSLTPACNVCVFMPYLHFETAERRQKMQEAIQRAETLRFQHPGISRSSTRDEMLISAHLASSTTSLHVRRTLDQFFYPNIDTQSRDQDQVIYRYQTKGQGRDRFRSDPKIFMVDQLWMWILGTNLIVTSFAQRWDQPKNDPLNVLDGIIEDINSKTREPVRSVYDLAIIITNRCSGVFDRHRMGDEEYQFLDMFEASIGVATDRETLLFNMFNSASAQASDWLKNHRKLSRFARDADNAKGKAFAEEDEQPLFVDNLLDIGQETDLLAEAKDIRDELNMIRTVLQHQQHILDDFQEVICEIYHGQHRSQYEVKKRFKEQQRTIDMHLKDIERMDKQAERIYSSITDLLDLKQKHANAFEARFARDQAADTTRQGKTIMVFTIVTIIFLPLSFITSIFTINLTEFPKGPDGVGELHLSYVAKYTFGIGFAISIPLILLALSVDDIGDVCQEAMRHMRRWLSRRRKSTDDQLDEATLEMEKIISTSKSRRSMDTRYAGSLLPVSTRGSRPA; encoded by the coding sequence ATGTCACGGTCGCGCTCCAGCATCGCCAGCGACAGCCACGATCGGCTAGAACCCCGTCTGCTCCGCGCTGTCGAGCACGACGACCTAGAAAGGTTGCAGCAGATTGTAGACCTGGCCCGTGAAAATGGGCAGTTCAACGAGAATTTCCTGCGCGTGGGTCTCATGCGCAGCTGCGAGCGCGGATCCATCGCCGCGACACAGTACCTGCTCAGTCTCGGCGCGAAGACCGAGGTCCCCAGCAACCGTGTGGCACCGCTGCTGCGCGCCGTCGAGCACAACCATGTCCGGATCGTGCAGCTGTTACTGGATTACGGGGCCTCGACGGAGACGGCGGATAAGAAAGGGCGGACCTCGCTGATGACGGCTGCGTGGAGGAATCACTGGCACGTCTTGCAGGTGTTGATATCGCGCGGGGCGGACGTCAATGCGAAAGATCTGCGGAAGAGGAATGTCTTGCATAACCTGGCGGCGGATAAGCAGTGCGATTGGGGCGAGGATGTGATCGAGCTTCTGCTGGGGACGGGGTGTGCGCTTGACGGCGCGGACGGGCGGGATGAGTTGGGCCGCACGCCGCTGCACTGGGCGTGTGCGACGGGGAAACTGCGAGTCGcggagctgctgctgacACGACGGCGGGGCCCGATTGCGGATGTGAATGCCGTCGAGCTGAGGAACAAGACGTCGCTGCATATCGCGGCGGCGCATGGCAGGGAGGATATCGtgcagctgctgctcaaGCACGGGGCGGACATCGAAGCGCGGAGCGATGGGGGCTGGACGCCGCTGCACAATGCCTGTGACAAGGGCGCAGTGGAGATCgtgcggttgctgctgcaggctggGGCCAAGATCAACGCGCAGTTGTTGAACGGGGTCACGCCGCTGCATCTGGCCGCGCAGGCCGGTCACCGCGAGGTCGTCGAGTGCCTGCTCGAACGACCGGACCTGAAACGCCGTGTTCGGGACAACTTTGGGAGCACCCCGTTCCTCCGGGCGGCACAGTTTAAGCGGAAGGACATCGTGCTGCTCCTGGCGCCGTTCAACAACATCGATGCGCTCTCGGCGGATGCGCGGGGCGCATGCGAGGCCTTTGACGCAACGGTGGTTGACTTTGGCAACTTTCACAACGAGAATCGGGTCCAGAAGACGTCCGTGTTTAACCTGTTGTATGGGCGCGACCCGGAAAATCCACGCAAGCAAGCGTTCCGCACCATCCCAGCCGACAGCAAGGCGACGGATTTTCGCTGGATCCATCTGCCCGCGAACAACATGGCCTGGGTGGAAGCGTTGCTCACCAAGTCGTTTATCGAAGAAGGCGCCCACGACGTGGAGAGCTTCAAGGGACTGGAACGGTCGTTCAATTACCAGCACCGCGGACAACGGACGCACTCCCACTTCATGCGGCCGCTGTGTCAGAGCACCCCGCGAGCACGCCCGTTCCGCGAGGATGAGCGGATCAAGGAGAGTGGAGAGACGGAACTGCCCACAATCGTTGTCAACGGGAACGACGACCCGTCCAAGGCCAAAAAGTCCAAGGTCCAGGGCATGAAGCTTGAACGGGCGGATACCTGCTCGCTTGACGATGGGTTCAGCAGCTCGCAGGGCAAAAAGGGCAAAGGGACACCTAAACGGGCCAAGTCTGGGCCTTCGCCCAACAAGAGCGACACGAAGGGTAGTAAGCAATCATCGGCTCAGGATGACAAACGTCGAGCGCCCCTGTCACTCTGCAAGGATCACTCTCTTACCCCGGCCTGCAACGTGTGCGTGTTCATGCCTTATTTGCATTTTGAGACGGCCGAGCGCAGGCAGAAGATGCAAGAAGCCATCCAGCGCGCCGAAACACTCCGCTTCCAACACCCAGGGATCTCGCGATCGTCGACGAGGGACGAGATGCTCATTAGTGCGCATCTGGCCTCGTCGACGACGTCGCTCCATGTGCGACGCACTCTGGACCAGTTCTTCTATCCGAACATCGATACGCAGAGTCGCGATCAGGACCAGGTGATCTACCGCTACCAGACCAAAGGGCAGGGCCGCGATCGGTTCCGGTCGGATCCCAAGATCTTCATGGTGGACCAGCTGTGGATGTGGATCCTGGGGACGAACCTCATCGTCACGAGCTTTGCGCAACGGTGGGACCAGCCGAAGAACGACCCGCTCAACGTCTTGGACGGCATTATCGAGGATATCAACTCCAAGACACGGGAGCCGGTGCGATCCGTCTACGATCTGGcgatcatcatcaccaaccGCTGCTCGGGGGTATTCGACCGGCACCGCATGGGTGACGAGGAATACCAGTTCCTGGACATGTTCGAAGCGTCGATCGGCGTCGCCACGGACCGTGAGACCCTGCTGTTCAACATGTTCAACAGCGCCTCCGCGCAGGCATCGGACTGGCTCAAGAACCACCGCAAGCTGAGCCGTTTTGCGCGCGACGCAGACAATGCAAAAGGGAAAGCGTTcgcggaggaagacgagcAGCCGCTGTTCGTGGACAACCTCCTGGACATCGGACAGGAAACAGATCTGCTGGCCGAAGCCAAGGACATCCGCGACGAGCTCAACATGATCCGCACGGTGctgcagcaccagcagcacaTCCTGGACGACTTCCAGGAGGTGATCTGCGAGATCTACCACGGCCAGCACCGGTCGCAGTACGAGGTCAAGAAGCGGttcaaggagcagcagcgcACGATCGACATGCACCTCAAGGACATCGAGCGGATGGACAAGCAGGCCGAGCGCATCTACTCGTCCATTACGGACCTGCTCGACCTGAAGCAGAAGCATGCCAATGCGTTTGAGGCCCGATTCGCGCGCGACCAGGCAGCGGACACCACCCGCCAGGGGAAGACGATCATGGTGTTTACGATCgtcaccatcatcttcctcccgcTGTCATTCATCACATCCATTTTCACCATCAACCTCACCGAGTTCCCCAAGGGGCCGGACGGCGTCGGGGAGCTGCATCTGTCGTATGTGGCCAAGTATACCTTTGGCATTGGCTTTGCTATTTCCATCCCGCTGATTCTGCTGGCGCTGTCGGTCGACGATATCGGCGATGTCTGCCAGGAAGCGATGCGACACATGCGACGGTGGTTATCGCGTCGGCGAAAAAGCACGGACGATCAGCTGGACGAGGCCACCctcgagatggagaagattaTCAGCACGAGCAAGTCCCGCCGGAGCATGGACACGCGCTATGCAGGGAGCCTCTTGCCGGTTTCGACTAGGGGGAGTCGTCCTGCTTGA
- a CDS encoding putative pyridine nucleotide-disulfide oxidoreductase, giving the protein MKPAPSPVVHGSRRHHPWTLVRQWKSIGTRRLATQVEHSTAFPDDKQRHQGKERVVILGSGWGGYSLSRRLSPSKFAPLIVSPRSYFVFTPLLTDAAGGSLDFSNIVEPVRDRRARVDFIQAAARAVDFHRKTILCEATVVKSGVTESPRTDEAGGVTSTMAKRRWEAGETFTVPYDKLVVAVGTVTKTFNTPGVRENALFFKDIGDARRVRRRVRECFELAVLPTTAPEMRQWLLHFAIVGAGPTGTELAASLRDFISRDLMQLYPSLAGIPRITLYDVAPTVLSMFDERLAAYAMETMKKEGITIKTSHHVAGLRWGEPGASPPYEMDPKRCLTLTTKEEGEVGVGMCVWVTGNQMNEFVRNSLEEVDVFPSASATAKGDKIKDENTSWKVKKGPNGALLVDGRLRVQLANDHGETAILRDVFALGDNAMPETGAPPATAQATFQEAKWLAAWLNADDIEQAPPFSFRNMGTLAYIGDARALMQLPHEDGRRYKYLPHGLTGRMAWLVWNSAYLTMSISWRNRLRVAFRWLLNNLFGRDVSRY; this is encoded by the coding sequence ATGAAGCCTGCGCCATCTCCAGTTGTGCATGGGAGCCGACGGCACCACCCATGGACGTTAGTGCGCCAGTGGAAATCGATAGGAACAAGGAGGCTAGCAACACAGGTCGAACACTCGACGGCCTTCCCTGACGACAAGCAAAGACACCAAGGCAAAGAGCGGGTCGTCATCCTGGGCTCCGGGTGGGGAGGCTACAGTCTCTCGCGGCGGCTCTCCCCCAGCAAGTTCGCGCCGCTGATCGTCTCCCCGCGGTCGTACTTTGTCTTCACGCCGCTGCTTACGGATGCAGCCGGGGGCTCGCTTGATTTCTCGAATATCGTCGAGCCGGTCCGGGATCGCAGGGCGCGGGTGGACTTCATCCAGGCGGCGGCGCGAGCGGTGGACTTCCACCGGAAGACCATCCTCTGCGAGGCGACGGTCGTCAAGAGCGGGGTGACGGAGTCGCCGCGGACGGACGAGGCGGGGGGTGTCACCAGCACGATGGCCAAACGACGGTGGGAAGCCGGCGAAACGTTTACGGTTCCCTACGACAAGCTCGTCGTCGCGGTGGGGACCGTCACCAAGACGTTCAATACCCCCGGGGTGCGCGAGAACGCgctcttcttcaaggacatTGGGGACGCGCGGCGGGTCAGGCGGCGGGTGCGCGAGTGCTTCGAGCTGGCGGTGCTGCCGACGACGGCGCCGGAGATGAGGCAGTGGCTGCTGCACTTTGCGATTGTGGGGGCCGGGCCGACGGGGACGGAGCTGGCGGCGTCGCTGCGCGATTTCATCTCCCGCGATCTCATGCAGCTGTATCCCAGCCTGGCGGGGATCCCACGGATCACGCTGTACGATGTTGCGCCGACGGTGCTGTCGATGTTTGATGAGCGGCTGGCGGCGTATgcgatggagacgatgaagaaggagggcATCACGATCAAGACGTCGCATCATGTGGCCGGGTTGCGGTGGGGGGAGCCAGGTGCAAGTCCGCCGTATGAGATGGATCCGAAGCGGTGTCTGACGCTGACgaccaaggaggaagggGAGGTCGGCGTGGGCATGTGCGTGTGGGTGACGGGGAATCAGATGAACGAATTTGTGCGAAACtcgctggaggaggtggatgtcTTTCCCTCGGCTTCGGCGACCGCCAAGGGcgacaagatcaaggacgaGAATACCTCCTGGAAGGTCAAAAAGGGCCCCAACGGCGCCCTGCTCGTCGACGGCCGGCTACGCGTGCAGCTGGCGAATGACCACGGAGAAACAGCCATCCTCCGCGACGTCTTTGCACTCGGCGACAACGCCATGCCTGAGACCGGGGCGCCCCCGGCGACGGCCCAGGCGACCTTTCAGGAAGCCAAGTGGCTGGCGGCGTGGTTGAATGCGGACGATATCGAGCAGGCGCCGCCGTTCTCGTTCCGCAACATGGGCACTTTGGCGTATATTGGCGACGCGAGGGCGCTGATGCAGCTGCCGCATGAGGACGGCAGGCGATACAAGTATCTCCCGCATGGATTGACGGGGCGCATGGCGTGGCTGGTGTGGAACTCAGCGTATCTGACGATGAGTATCAGCTGGCGGAATCGGCTGCGGGTGGCGTTTCGGTGGTTGTTGAACAATTTGTTTGGACGGGATGTATCTAGATATTGA
- a CDS encoding putative general amidase, which produces MAYTTVSQRKLAELDAKIPAEWRLSASQIPLGMLSPAESITNVKQYGRVNVMDIPRTCGLLSARELQITEDYDVRGLLRAMADNHLTAEEVTTAFCKRAAIAHQLTRCLTEPLFDRAVQRARELDAYLHRTGRPIGPLHGLPVSVKDCFHIKDVDSSIGIAALVARPATEDAPLIQLLTALGAIVLTKTNVPQTMGALDSANFVFGRTLNPLNRALTAGGSSGGEGVLVAMRGCMVGFGTDIGGSIRVPAMCMGVYGFKPSVGRVPFGGQEAGQIPGKGRIALQAVAGPIARSVRDLGTVMAEIVPRAELFGEDCIPGLWDGEFPRSGRRRNVTIGVLRSDGVVQPLPPVARVLEEVAQMLRRTAGVEVVDIPVPPALSKCQGLAGRLMGVDDGSTMLDLLEGTGEPLIPWLQGRVKRGKALSVVQLAQLQAQRSAVEKELLGMWMRDGDRLAGRSVDAIILPVAPHPVPEIDRYNAVGYTSSFVLLDYPAGVIPVRKFRETDLELGQEMTAPVLGSWDKANRLLWNEKTVDRRVYLDSPLSIQVVTPKQHDYELYRAMEIIDRVVRAEEHKTVAKL; this is translated from the exons ATGGCCTACACAACCGTCTCCCAGCGTAAACTGGCCGAATTGGACGCCAAAATCCCCGCCGAATGGAGACTATCCGCGTCTCAGATCCCACTGGGGATGCTGTCGCCCGCCGAATCCATCACCAACGTCAAGCAGTACGGCCGAGTCAACGTGATGGACATCCCTCGAACCTGTGGCTTGCTCTCTGCTCGCGAGCTCCAAATCACAGAAGACTATGACGTCCGCGGATTGTTACGCGCCATGGCCGACAACCACCTCACAGCCGAGGAGGTCACCACTGCTTTCTGCAAG AGAGCAGCCATCGCGCACCAACTGACCCGCTGCCTAACCGAACCGCTGTTCGACCGCGCCGTCCAGCGCGCGCGCGAGCTCGACGCCTACCTGCACCGCACCGGCCGCCCCATCGGGCCCTTGCACGGCCTCCCCGTCTCCGTCAAGGACTGCTTCCACATCAAAGATGTCGACTCCAGCATCGGCATCGCCGCCCTCGTCGCCCGCCCGGCGACGGAAGACGCCCCCCTGATCCAGCTCCTCACCGCCCTGGGCGCCATCGTCCTGACCAAAACCAACGTCCCGCAGACCATGGGCGCCCTCGACAGCGCCAACTTCGTCTTCGGCCGCACGCTGAACCCGCTCAACCGCGCGCTCACGGCTGGCGGCTCCTCCGGCGGCGAGGGCGTGCTGGTCGCCATGCGCGGGTGCATGGTGGGTTTCGGCACGGATATCGGCGGGAGCATCCGGGTGCCGGCGATGTGTATGGGTGTGTACGGCTTCAAGCCGAGCGTGGGGCGCGTGCCCTTTGGCGGGCAGGAGGCCGGGCAGATCCCTGGTAAAGGGCGGATCGCGCTGCAGGCGGTTGCGGGTCCGATTGCGCGGTCGGTCCGTGATCTCGGCACTGTGATGGCGGAGATTGTGCCGCGGGCGGAGCTGTTTGGCGAGGATTGCATTCCGGGGTTGTGGGACGGGGAGTTCCCCCGTTCGGGCCGGAGGAGAAACGTGACGATTGGGGTGCTGAGGTCGGATGGCGTCGTGCAGCCGCTGCCGCCGGTGGCGAgggtgctggaggaggtggcgcAGATGCTGCGCCGGACGGCGGGCGTCGAGGTGGTTGACATCCCCGTCCCGCCGGCGCTGTCCAAGTGCCAGGGTCTGGCGGGCCGGCTGATGGGCGTCGATGATGGGTCGACAATGCTGGATCTGCTGGAGGGCACGGGGGAGCCGTTGATCCCGTGGCTGCAGGGCCGCGTGAAGCGCGGCAAGGCGCTGAGCGTGGTGCAGCTGGCGCAGTTGCAGGCGCAGCGGTCTGCGGTGGAAAAGGAGCTGTTGGGGATGTGGATGCGCGATGGCGACCGGCTGGCCGGCCGGTCGGtcgacgccatcatcctccccgTTGCGCCGCATCCGGTCCCGGAGATTGATCGGTATAATGCTGTGGGATATACGTCGTCGTTTGTGCTGCTCGACTACCCGGCGGGCGTCATCCCCGTGCGGAAGTTCCGCGAGACGGATCTGGAGCTGGGCCAGGAGATGACGGCGCCGGTGCTGGGGAGCTGGGACAAGGCCAACCGGCTGTTGT GGAACGAGAAAACGGTGGATCGACGTGTATACCTCGACTCTCCCCTGAGCATTCAGGTCGTCACACCCAAGCAGCACGACTACGAGCTCTACAGGGCCATGGAGATTATTGACCGAGTAGTGCGGGCAGAGGAGCACAAGACAGTTGCCAAGCTGTAG
- a CDS encoding oxidoreductase, short-chain dehydrogenase/reductase family, whose product MSAEEQVRLDNFDSIFSLDGKVAVVTGGSRGLGLHAASGCILTASSLLQAGCSKVYITSRKAKACDEAVAALNALPNKRPGAVAIAVPADNARMDDLDRLVAEVKKTTDHVDILFANAGATWGERFEKYPESAFSKVMDLNVKSVFYLVQKFAPLLTAKATRESPSRVIVTGSVAGIGVGSIGENATFAYSASKAAVIHLAKNLAVELGPRGILCNAIAPGFYPSKMANGLIEKQGGLKQLEEHSPNRRLGRPEDIAGLVVFLSSRAASHLNGAVIVTDGGAVLKGRL is encoded by the exons ATGTCAGCTGAAGAACAAGTCCGCCTCGATAACTTTgactccatcttctccctcgATGGCAAAGTTGCCGTCGTCACCGGCGGTTCAAGAGGCCTCGGTCTCCATGCTGCCAGCGG ATGCATCCTGACCGCGTCAAGCCTCCTTCAGGCGGGCTGCTCAAAGGTCTACATCACCTCCCGTAAAGCCAAAGCGTGCGATGAGGCCGTCGCCGCCCTGAATGCCCTCCCCAATAAGCGTCCCGGCGCGGTAGCCATTGCCGTCCCCGCCGACAACGCACGCATGGACGACCTGGACCGACTTGTGGCCGAGGTTAAGAAGACAACCGATCACGTTGATATTCTCTTTGCAAACGCGGGCGCTACCTGGGGCGAGCGGTTCGAAAAGTATCCCGAGTCTGCCTTTTCCAAGGTCATGGATCTGAACGTCAAGAGCGTGTTTTATTTGGTGCAGAA GTTTGCCCCCCTACTCACGGCCAAAGCAACCCGTGAGTCGCCCTCGCGCGTCATCGTCACTGGTTCCGTCGCTGGCATTGGGGTCGGCTCTATCGGCGAAAATGCCACCTTTGCGTACTCCGCCTCCAAAGCAGCCGTGATTCACCTGGCCAAGAACCTGGCGGTTGAGCTGGGTCCCCGGGGCATCCTGTGCAATGCGATTGCACCCGGCTTCTACCCGTCCAAGATGGCCAATGGGTTGATCGAGAAGCAGGGCGGCCTCAagcagctggaggagcactCGCCCAACCGGCGACTAGGCAGGCCGGAGGATATTGCCGGGCTGGTGGTGTTCTTGTCCAGCCGTGCGGCCAGTCATTTGAATGGGGCTGTGATTGTGACTGATGGAGGGGCCGTCCTGAAGGGAAGACTATAA
- the sod3 gene encoding superoxide dismutase has protein sequence MSQQYTLPPLPYPYDALQPYISQQIMELHHKKHHQTYVNGLNAALEAQKKAAEANDVPKLVSVQQAIKFNGGGHINHSLFWKNLAPEKSGGGKIDQAPVLKAAIEQRWGSFDKFKDAFNTTLLGIQGSGWGWLVTDGPKGKLDITTTHDQDPVTGAAPVFGVDMWEHAYYLQYLNDKASYAKGIWNVINWAEAENRYIAGDKGGHPFMKL, from the exons ATGTCACAGCAATACACGCTCCCACCCCTCCCCTACCCCTACGAT GCCCTCCAACCCTACATCTCCCAACAGATCATGGAGCTGCACCACAAAAAGCACCATCAAACCTACGTCAATGGCCTGAATGCCGCACTCGAGGCGCAGAAGAAAGCGGCGGAAGCCAACGACGTCCCCAAGCTCGTCTCCGTGCAGCAAGCGATCAAATTCAACGGCGGGGGGCACATCAACCATTCCCTCTTCTGGAAGAATCTGGCCCCGGAGAAATCCGGGGGTGGCAAGATCGATCAGGCACCGGTCCTCAAAGCAGCCATCGAGCAGCGTTGGGGATCCTTCGATAAGTTCAAGGATGCTTTCAACACGACCCTGCTGGGCATTCAGGGCAGCGGATGGGGTTGGTTAGTGACCGACGGACCCAAGGGAAAGCTAGACATTACCACAACCCACGACCAGGATCCGGTGACCGGGGCGGCCCCCGTCTTTGGGGTGGATATGTGGGAGCATGCTTACTACCTTCAG TACTTGAACGACAAAGCCTCGTATGCCAAGGGCATCTGGAACGTGATCAACTGGGCTGAAGCGGAGAATCGGTACATAGCGGGTGACAAGGGTGGACACCCATTCATGAAGCTGTAG
- the msdS gene encoding glycoside hydrolase family 47 protein, protein MHLPSLSVALALVSSSLALPQAVLPENDVSSRAAAVKEAFSHAWDGYMKYAFPHDELLPVSNSYGDSRNGWGASAVDALSTAIVMRNATIVSQILDHIAKIDYSKTSDMVSLFETTIRYLGGMLSGYDLLKGPAADLVEDRTKVDMLLQQSKNLGDVLKFAFDTPSGVPYNNINITSHGNDGATTNGLAVTGTLVLEWTRLSDLTGDQEYAKLSQRAESYLLAPQPSSGEPFPGLVGSAISIQTGQFTNGFVSWNGGSDSFYEYLMKMYVYDPKRFATYKDRWVAAAESSIDHLASNPASRPDLTFLATYNKGSLGLSSQHLACFDGGSYLLGGTVLDRADLIDFGLKLVDGCAETYHQTLTGIGPESFGWDEKSVPADQKELYERAGFYVQSGAYILRPEVIESFYYAYRVTGKKQYRDWVWNAFENINKYCRTESGFAGLTNVNAVNGGGRYDNQESFLFAEVMKYAYLTHAPEDEWQVQRGSGNKFVYNTEAHPVRIHHT, encoded by the exons ATGCATTTACCCTCTTTGTCCGTGGCTCTGGCCCTGGTGAGCTCGTCTCTGGCGTTGCCTCAAGCGGTTCTGCCCGAGAACGATGTCTCGTCACGCGCGGCGGCCGTCAAAGAGGCCTTTTCCCATGCCTGGGATGGGTATATGAAATACGCTTTTCCTCATGATGAGCTGCTCCCTGTTTCCAACAGCTATGGCGATTCAAG AAACGGTTGGGGTGCATCTGCGGTCGATGCCCTGTCCACCGCAATTGTGATGCGCAACGCGACGATCGTCAGTCAGATTCTGGATCATATTGCTAAAATCGACTACTCCAAGACTTCGGACATGGTCAGTCTGTTTGAGACCACCATTCGGTACCTGGGCGGCATGCTGTCTGGATACGACCTGCTCAAAGGGCCCGCGGCCGACCTCGTCGAGGACCGCACTAAGGTGGACATGCTCCTTCAGCAGTCCAAAAACCTTGGAGACGTGCTCAAGTTCGCCTTTGATACGCCGTCGGGTGTTCCGTACAATAATATCAACATCACGTCGCATGGCAATGACGGCGCCACGACCAACGGGCTGGCGGTTACGGGGACATTGGTCCTGGAATGGACCCGTCTGTCCGATCTGACGGGAGACCAAGAGTATGCGAAACTCAGCCAACGGGCCGAGTCCTATCTACTTGCGCCTCAGCCTAGCTCCGGCGAGCCGTTCCCTGGCCTCGTCGGCAGCGCGATCAGCATCCAAACAGGTCAGTTCACCAACGGGTTCGTTAGCTGGAACGGCGGTTCCGATTCTTTCTACGAGTATCTCATGAAGATGTACGTGTATGATCCCAAGCGGTTTGCAACGTACAAGGACCGCTGGGTGGCCGCCGCGGAGTCGAGCATCGACCATTTGGCGTCCAATCCCGCTTCCCGGCCGGATCTCACGTTCCTGGCCACGTATAACAAAGGCTCGCTCGGCCTGAGCTCGCAACACCTGGCCTGCTTTGATGGAGGAAGCTACCTGCTTGGCGGCACTGTGCTAGACCGGGCCGACTTGATCGATTTCGGGCTGAAGCTGGTCGATGGATGCGCCGAAACGTACCACCAGACGCTGACGGGGATCGGACCGGAGAGTTTCGGTTGGGATGAAAAGTCGGTGCCTGCCGACCAGAAGGAGTTGTACGAACGCGCCGGCTTTTACGTCCAAAGTGGCGCGTATATTCTGCGACCCGAAGTGATTGAGAGCTTCTACTATGCGTACCGCGTCACCGGCAAGAAGCAG TACCGTGACTGGGTGTGGAATGCCTTTGAAAATATCAACAAGTACTGCCGCACCGAGTCCGGATTCGCTGGGTTGACCAACGTCAACGCGGTAAATGGAGGAGGTCGGTATGACAACCAGGAGAGTTTCCTGTTTGCCGAGGTGATGAAGTACGCGTACTTGACGCATGCACCAG AGGATGAATGGCAGGTTCAACGGGGGAGTGGCAACAAGTTTGTGTACAACACTGAGGCTCACCCTGTCCGAATTCATCATACGTGA